In Acidiphilium acidophilum, one genomic interval encodes:
- a CDS encoding pyridoxal phosphate-dependent decarboxylase family protein: protein MSTLDPEDWTELRAIGHRMMDDMIDRLAGIDSAPVWRKLPDAVRHGFGAPMPETGKGLAAAYAEFLARIAPYASGNIHPRFMGWVQGGGNPAGMLAELLAGGLNENCGGRDHVGLEVERQVIAWSAAMLGLPEATGGLMVTGSSIANFIALVCARRRHCGLAVRHSGTAGRKLVGYAQDGVHRCVPGAFDMAGLGSFALRRVGTDAAGRIDAASLDAMIVADRAAGLEPFFLVGTAGSVDIGAVDDLAGLAAIAARQGLWFHVDGAFGALLAVSETRRALLDGIERADSVAFDFHKWAQVQYDSGCILVRERQWMLDSFAQDASYLTNTARGLAGGAPWPCDMGPDLSRGFRALKVWMTIETYGAARLGAIVDRSCDLAQRLAARIAATPILVLMAPVALNIVCFRVEDGGAALDDLNADIAADLQEDGRFVVSTTVIGGKRVLRAAIVNHRTSERDVDDLVDAVVAAATDRRG, encoded by the coding sequence ATGAGCACACTGGACCCCGAGGACTGGACCGAACTTCGCGCGATCGGCCACCGGATGATGGATGACATGATCGACCGGCTGGCGGGGATCGACTCTGCCCCGGTGTGGCGGAAACTGCCGGATGCGGTGCGGCACGGGTTCGGCGCACCGATGCCCGAGACAGGCAAGGGTCTTGCGGCGGCTTATGCCGAGTTTCTGGCGCGGATTGCGCCTTATGCGTCGGGCAATATCCATCCCCGGTTCATGGGCTGGGTACAGGGCGGCGGCAATCCGGCGGGCATGCTGGCTGAGTTGCTGGCGGGCGGGCTGAACGAGAATTGCGGTGGCCGCGATCATGTCGGGCTGGAGGTCGAACGCCAGGTGATCGCGTGGTCCGCCGCCATGCTCGGCCTGCCGGAGGCGACTGGTGGCTTGATGGTGACGGGCTCGTCGATCGCGAATTTCATTGCCCTCGTCTGCGCGCGGCGGCGCCATTGCGGCCTTGCGGTCCGGCATTCGGGCACGGCGGGGCGGAAGTTGGTGGGGTATGCGCAGGACGGGGTGCACCGTTGCGTGCCCGGCGCGTTCGATATGGCGGGGCTGGGCAGCTTTGCGCTGCGGCGGGTCGGCACGGATGCCGCAGGGCGGATCGACGCAGCTTCGCTCGACGCCATGATCGTGGCGGACCGGGCGGCGGGACTGGAGCCGTTTTTTCTGGTCGGCACGGCAGGCAGCGTGGATATCGGTGCCGTGGATGATCTCGCGGGTCTCGCCGCGATCGCCGCGCGGCAGGGATTGTGGTTTCACGTCGATGGCGCGTTCGGCGCATTGCTGGCCGTGTCGGAGACGAGACGTGCCCTGCTGGACGGGATCGAACGGGCGGATTCGGTTGCGTTCGATTTTCACAAATGGGCGCAAGTCCAATACGATTCCGGATGTATTCTGGTCCGGGAACGACAATGGATGCTCGATAGTTTCGCGCAGGATGCCTCATACCTGACAAATACGGCGCGCGGCCTTGCCGGCGGCGCGCCATGGCCGTGCGATATGGGCCCCGATCTTTCGCGCGGGTTTCGCGCGCTCAAGGTCTGGATGACGATCGAGACGTACGGCGCCGCACGGCTAGGTGCGATCGTGGACCGAAGCTGCGATCTGGCGCAGCGTCTCGCCGCGCGGATCGCCGCCACGCCGATCCTCGTTCTGATGGCCCCGGTGGCGCTCAACATTGTGTGTTTCAGAGTGGAGGACGGCGGTGCCGCACTCGATGATTTGAACGCCGATATCGCCGCCGATTTGCAGGAGGACGGTCGCTTCGTGGTTTCGACCACGGTGATCGGCGGAAAGCGGGTGCTGCGGGCCGCGATCGTCAATCATCGGACAAGCGAACGTGACGTCGATGATCTGGTCGACGCGGTGGTAGCGGCGGCGACCGATCGGCGGGGCTGA
- a CDS encoding molybdopterin oxidoreductase family protein, which translates to MANDKIAYSSPIGDEVAYTTCYMCACRCGIKVHLKDGKLRYIEGNRDHPVNRGVLCGKGSAGIMTAISPARLRKPLKRVGPRGAGEFIEIEWDEAMTVVTDRLARIRATDPHKFALFTGRDQSQSLTGHFARMFGTMNFAAHGGFCSVNMAAGGLYSVGGAFWEFGEPDWDHAKLFLLFGVAEDHDSNPIKLGLATLKSRGAKIVSINPIRTGYSAIADEFVAITPGTDGLFVMALIHCLLESGSVDTEFLIRYTNAHYLVIDAPGDADNGLFARDEAGRVLAFDRGAQELVDAAALGIDPALLGSFTLADGRTARPAFAILAERYSNASYSPEAVAARCGVAAADIRRIAGEIAEVAFNQAISLDQQWTDTAGRTHPTMTGRPVAMHAMRGISAHSNGFHTCRAIHVLQMLIGAVDTPGSWRYKSPYPKPIPAGPGPGGAVHDADGSLTATVLGFPSGPEDLLVDDDGEALRLDHAFSWEAPLGIHGLMHMAIAEAHAGGPERIDTLFLYMSNMAWNSAMNPGETTRMLADHDGAGNYRIPFVIYADAFASETVAYADLVLPDTTYLERYDCISLLDRPIGSAHGPADAIRVPVLKPDRDVRPFQDVLIDLAGRLGLPHFVDAEGRKLYDSYADYMVNHQRKPGVGPLAGFRGADGTAIGKGAPNPDQLQRYVENKGFWRHHLPAEQLYYKHANRAYLAGAKEMGLIDSDAQIVLHLYSEILQKFRLAAEGHGSRVPPERLRAQVRTVMDPLPIWYPPVEETMTDLQRFPLHAITQRPMAMYHSWGSQNAWLRQILSENRLYLHRDLAARHDLVDDDWIEVESRNGRVKCQARVMEGVNPNTVWTWNAIGKRTGAWALANDAPEARRGFLLNHIISEYLPADGAGHRASNSDPVTGQAAWFDLTVRIEKCAPDTLEETQPMMPPSAYSPKAAAE; encoded by the coding sequence ATGGCTAATGACAAAATCGCGTATTCGTCGCCGATCGGCGATGAGGTTGCCTATACGACATGCTACATGTGCGCGTGCCGGTGCGGCATCAAGGTTCATCTCAAGGACGGAAAACTGCGCTATATCGAGGGGAACCGTGACCACCCGGTGAACCGGGGTGTGTTGTGCGGCAAAGGCTCGGCCGGGATCATGACCGCCATTTCGCCCGCGCGGCTGCGCAAGCCGCTCAAGCGCGTGGGGCCGCGCGGCGCGGGAGAGTTCATCGAGATCGAATGGGATGAGGCGATGACGGTCGTGACCGATCGTCTCGCGCGAATCCGGGCGACCGACCCGCATAAATTCGCCCTGTTCACCGGGCGGGATCAGTCGCAATCGTTGACCGGACATTTTGCCCGGATGTTCGGAACCATGAACTTCGCCGCCCATGGCGGGTTCTGCTCGGTCAACATGGCGGCGGGCGGACTCTATTCGGTTGGAGGCGCCTTCTGGGAGTTCGGCGAGCCGGACTGGGATCATGCGAAGCTGTTCCTGCTGTTCGGGGTCGCGGAGGACCACGATTCCAACCCGATCAAGCTCGGCCTCGCCACCTTGAAGTCGCGTGGCGCCAAAATCGTTTCGATCAACCCGATCCGCACCGGATATTCGGCGATCGCGGACGAGTTCGTTGCAATCACGCCGGGCACCGACGGTCTGTTCGTGATGGCGCTGATCCATTGCCTGCTGGAAAGCGGATCGGTCGATACCGAATTCCTGATCCGCTACACCAACGCGCACTACCTGGTGATCGACGCGCCGGGAGACGCCGATAACGGTCTGTTTGCGCGCGATGAAGCGGGGCGAGTCCTGGCGTTCGATCGTGGGGCGCAGGAACTGGTCGATGCCGCTGCGCTCGGCATCGATCCAGCGCTGCTCGGCAGCTTTACCCTCGCGGACGGTAGAACAGCGCGGCCCGCGTTTGCCATACTTGCAGAGCGTTACTCCAATGCTTCCTATTCGCCCGAAGCGGTGGCGGCACGCTGCGGCGTGGCGGCTGCCGATATTCGCCGGATCGCCGGCGAGATCGCGGAAGTGGCGTTCAACCAGGCGATCAGTCTCGATCAACAATGGACCGACACCGCCGGACGCACCCATCCGACAATGACCGGGCGGCCGGTGGCGATGCACGCGATGCGCGGAATTTCAGCGCATTCCAACGGGTTCCACACCTGCCGGGCGATCCATGTATTGCAGATGCTGATCGGCGCGGTCGATACCCCCGGTTCCTGGCGTTATAAATCGCCCTATCCGAAGCCGATCCCGGCCGGGCCGGGACCGGGAGGCGCGGTGCACGACGCGGATGGTTCGCTCACCGCAACAGTGCTCGGTTTTCCCTCGGGACCGGAGGATCTGCTGGTCGATGATGATGGCGAAGCCTTGAGGCTGGACCACGCATTTTCGTGGGAAGCCCCGCTTGGCATCCACGGGCTGATGCACATGGCGATCGCCGAAGCTCATGCAGGCGGCCCGGAGCGGATCGATACGCTGTTCCTCTACATGTCGAACATGGCGTGGAACTCCGCGATGAATCCGGGCGAAACCACGCGGATGCTGGCGGATCATGACGGAGCGGGCAATTACCGGATCCCGTTCGTAATCTATGCCGATGCCTTTGCATCGGAAACGGTGGCCTACGCCGATCTGGTTCTGCCGGATACCACCTATCTTGAGCGCTATGATTGTATTTCGTTGCTTGATCGGCCGATCGGGTCTGCGCATGGTCCGGCAGACGCGATCCGCGTGCCGGTGCTCAAGCCGGATCGGGATGTGCGACCGTTCCAGGATGTGCTGATCGATCTGGCGGGACGGCTCGGCCTGCCCCATTTCGTGGATGCGGAGGGCAGGAAACTTTACGATTCCTACGCCGATTACATGGTCAATCACCAGCGCAAGCCGGGGGTCGGACCGCTGGCCGGGTTTCGCGGCGCGGATGGCACCGCGATCGGCAAAGGTGCGCCGAACCCGGACCAACTGCAACGATATGTCGAGAACAAAGGGTTCTGGCGGCATCACCTGCCGGCGGAGCAGCTTTACTACAAGCACGCGAACCGCGCCTATCTCGCGGGGGCGAAGGAAATGGGGCTGATCGACTCCGATGCGCAGATCGTTCTGCATCTATACAGTGAAATCCTGCAGAAATTTCGTCTGGCGGCGGAAGGTCACGGCAGCCGGGTGCCCCCGGAGCGGCTACGCGCGCAGGTCCGGACCGTGATGGACCCGTTGCCGATCTGGTATCCCCCGGTCGAGGAGACCATGACCGATCTGCAGCGGTTTCCGCTGCATGCGATCACCCAGCGGCCAATGGCAATGTATCATTCGTGGGGATCGCAAAATGCGTGGTTGCGCCAGATCCTTTCGGAAAACCGGCTCTATCTGCACCGCGATCTGGCAGCACGGCATGATCTGGTCGATGACGACTGGATCGAGGTGGAATCGCGCAACGGCCGGGTGAAATGTCAGGCCCGCGTGATGGAGGGCGTCAACCCGAACACCGTGTGGACCTGGAACGCGATCGGCAAACGCACCGGCGCCTGGGCGCTCGCGAACGATGCGCCGGAAGCGCGGCGCGGGTTCCTGCTCAATCACATCATTTCCGAATATCTCCCGGCGGATGGCGCGGGACACCGCGCTTCCAACTCCGATCCGGTCACAGGGCAGGCGGCGTGGTTCGACCTGACCGTGCGGATCGAGAAATGCGCGCCGGACACACTTGAGGAAACCCAACCGATGATGCCCCCGTCTGCCTATTCGCCGAAAGCCGCCGCCGAATGA
- a CDS encoding 4Fe-4S dicluster domain-containing protein, whose translation MTSLPQPQPNAKKLGLVIDLDTCVGCHACAVNCKEWNTGGHYAPLPDYDKYGAEPDGVWFNRIHSYEAEGRNDGCGGRTVNFPRSCLHCEEPQCVTVCPTGASYKRVEDGIVLVNTDICIGCKLCSWACPYGAREFDEDAGVMKKCTLCIDRIYNTDLPEAEREPACVATCPSRARHFGDFADPDSAVSKLVAARGGVDLMPELGYRPVNKYLPPRRAMIPTRAREADMPAGNGIGAALLNLVDRVLSR comes from the coding sequence ATGACCTCGCTGCCACAGCCTCAGCCCAACGCCAAGAAACTCGGTCTCGTGATCGATCTCGATACCTGCGTCGGCTGTCATGCCTGCGCGGTGAACTGCAAGGAGTGGAACACCGGCGGGCATTATGCCCCGCTGCCCGATTACGACAAATACGGTGCCGAACCGGACGGCGTATGGTTCAACCGGATTCACTCCTACGAGGCCGAGGGCAGGAACGATGGCTGCGGCGGCCGGACCGTGAATTTCCCACGTTCCTGCCTGCATTGCGAAGAACCGCAATGCGTCACGGTGTGTCCGACCGGCGCTTCCTACAAACGCGTGGAAGACGGGATTGTGCTGGTGAACACCGATATCTGTATCGGCTGCAAACTGTGCTCCTGGGCCTGTCCCTATGGCGCGCGCGAATTCGATGAGGATGCCGGGGTGATGAAGAAATGCACGCTCTGCATCGACCGTATCTACAACACCGATCTGCCCGAAGCCGAGCGTGAGCCCGCCTGCGTGGCAACATGCCCCTCGCGGGCACGGCATTTCGGCGACTTCGCCGATCCGGACAGCGCGGTTTCGAAACTGGTGGCTGCACGCGGCGGGGTCGATCTGATGCCGGAGCTGGGCTATCGGCCAGTGAACAAATATCTGCCGCCGCGACGCGCGATGATCCCGACCCGTGCGCGGGAGGCGGATATGCCCGCTGGCAACGGCATCGGCGCCGCACTGCTCAACCTGGTCGATCGGGTCCTGTCACGATGA
- a CDS encoding dimethyl sulfoxide reductase anchor subunit family protein — protein sequence MTPASSVLLLTTLTGFGYGLLAWLGLFAAARALPVSPWFVPVGVIVALACASGGLLASTLHLGRPERAWRAFSQWRSSWLSREGVASMLTYPPALIFAGLWFLLGPDALATRLVGLVAAAMGIGTVYCTAMIYASLKPIRQWHNPHTAPDYLIFAAFSGAMLLAALIGIWTGQARGAGLIAVLAAIAAGVAKLAYWRFIDAQKPLATLASATGLSAFGTVRPLDQPHFTENYILREMGYQIARKHAAKLRRLILVLAFGAPGILALLATIGVVPMASAPLAVVLAAVGLFVERWLFFAEATHVSTIYYGRAV from the coding sequence ATGACGCCTGCATCTTCGGTCTTGCTGCTCACCACCCTCACCGGTTTCGGCTACGGATTGCTCGCCTGGCTCGGGCTGTTTGCCGCAGCGCGCGCGTTGCCGGTCTCGCCATGGTTCGTGCCGGTCGGCGTCATCGTCGCCCTGGCCTGCGCGAGCGGCGGGTTGCTCGCCTCGACCCTGCATCTCGGGCGGCCGGAACGGGCGTGGCGGGCGTTCAGCCAGTGGCGCTCGTCATGGCTTTCGCGCGAAGGCGTCGCTTCGATGCTGACCTATCCACCGGCGCTGATCTTTGCCGGCTTATGGTTTCTGCTCGGGCCCGATGCGCTGGCGACCCGGCTTGTCGGGCTGGTCGCCGCAGCCATGGGGATCGGCACGGTCTATTGCACCGCGATGATCTACGCGAGCCTCAAGCCGATCCGGCAGTGGCATAATCCGCATACCGCGCCGGATTACCTGATTTTTGCCGCGTTTTCGGGCGCTATGCTGCTCGCCGCGCTGATCGGGATCTGGACCGGGCAAGCGCGCGGTGCCGGGTTGATTGCCGTCCTCGCCGCCATCGCCGCAGGCGTTGCAAAACTCGCTTACTGGCGCTTCATCGATGCCCAGAAACCCTTGGCGACGCTCGCTTCGGCAACCGGACTTTCGGCGTTCGGCACGGTGCGGCCGCTCGACCAGCCGCATTTCACCGAGAACTACATTCTGCGTGAAATGGGCTACCAGATCGCGCGAAAACACGCAGCGAAACTACGGCGACTCATTCTCGTGCTCGCATTCGGTGCCCCGGGCATACTCGCATTGCTCGCGACCATCGGCGTCGTGCCGATGGCAAGCGCCCCCCTCGCGGTCGTCCTCGCGGCAGTGGGCTTGTTCGTCGAACGCTGGCTGTTCTTTGCAGAGGCGACCCATGTTTCCACGATCTATTATGGACGGGCCGTTTGA
- a CDS encoding DEAD/DEAH box helicase, which translates to MTLFTDLGLAEPVIRAVTAESYTTPTPIQSQSIPIILEGHDLVGIAQTGTGKTAAFVLPLLHRLAEKRTNPGARGCRTLILAPTRELANQIAESARVYGKFIRPSVAVVIGGAKPGPQARQMMPGVDILVATPGRLLDHVSTGAIRLDGTDTIILDEADQMLDLGFMPAIRKIMSMLPGRRQAIMFSATMPKPIRALAAEFLRNPREVAVSVESKPIDRIDQRVMLLTGDQKKDALVTLMKESGVERAIVFTRTKHGADKVCRHLEAANIGASAIHGNKSQSQRERALDQFRQGRIKVLVATDIAARGIDVDGISHVVNFELPNIPESYVHRIGRTARAGTDGVAVSFVEPAELTYLRDIERLIGKQLIPGGAVPVRGLNPPHLTRGQNQRGGGGQNRNAAAQKPGHSRPQSRNHAAPARGRSDGGRAAGRVS; encoded by the coding sequence ATGACCCTCTTTACCGACCTCGGCCTTGCCGAGCCCGTTATTCGTGCCGTCACGGCGGAATCCTACACCACTCCAACCCCGATCCAGTCGCAATCCATTCCGATCATTCTCGAAGGCCACGATCTCGTGGGCATCGCTCAGACCGGAACCGGCAAGACCGCGGCCTTCGTCCTGCCGCTGCTGCATCGCCTCGCCGAAAAGCGCACCAACCCCGGTGCCCGTGGCTGCCGCACCCTCATTCTTGCTCCGACGCGCGAGTTGGCCAACCAGATCGCCGAATCCGCGCGGGTCTATGGCAAATTCATCCGCCCGAGCGTTGCCGTCGTCATCGGCGGGGCCAAGCCCGGCCCGCAGGCGCGGCAGATGATGCCCGGCGTGGATATTCTGGTGGCGACCCCGGGCCGTCTGCTCGACCATGTCTCGACCGGCGCGATCCGGCTCGACGGTACCGACACCATCATCCTCGATGAAGCCGATCAAATGCTCGACCTCGGCTTCATGCCCGCGATCCGCAAGATCATGTCGATGCTGCCCGGCCGCCGCCAGGCGATCATGTTCAGCGCGACCATGCCGAAGCCGATCCGTGCCCTCGCCGCGGAGTTCCTGCGCAACCCGCGTGAAGTTGCGGTCAGTGTCGAATCCAAGCCGATCGACCGGATCGACCAGCGGGTGATGCTCCTGACCGGCGATCAGAAAAAGGATGCTCTCGTTACCTTGATGAAGGAATCGGGCGTCGAACGCGCCATCGTGTTCACCCGTACCAAACACGGTGCGGACAAGGTGTGCCGCCATCTGGAAGCGGCGAATATCGGAGCTTCGGCAATCCACGGCAACAAGAGCCAGAGCCAGCGTGAACGCGCGCTCGATCAGTTCCGCCAGGGGCGCATCAAAGTCCTTGTCGCCACCGATATCGCCGCCCGCGGCATCGATGTCGACGGCATCTCCCACGTGGTGAACTTCGAACTGCCGAACATCCCGGAATCCTACGTGCACCGGATCGGCCGCACCGCGCGTGCCGGCACCGATGGCGTCGCGGTCTCCTTCGTCGAACCCGCCGAACTCACCTATCTGCGCGACATCGAACGCCTGATCGGCAAACAACTGATCCCGGGCGGCGCCGTGCCGGTGCGCGGCCTCAACCCGCCGCACCTTACACGGGGCCAGAACCAGCGCGGCGGCGGTGGTCAGAACCGCAACGCAGCCGCGCAGAAGCCCGGCCACAGCCGCCCGCAATCGCGCAACCACGCCGCACCCGCGCGGGGGCGGAGCGATGGCGGCCGGGCTGCGGGGCGGGTGAGTTAA
- the serA gene encoding phosphoglycerate dehydrogenase: MPKVLISDQLSPAAIDVFKQRGIEAVVKPGLTPAELRAIIGAFDGLAIRSATKVTRELLDAATNLKVIGRAGIGIDNVDVKSATARGVVVMNTPYGNAITTAEHAIGLMFALARQLPEASASTKAGKWEKNRFMGVELTNKTLGLIGAGNIGSIVADRAVGLKMRVVAYDPYLTEARATVLGIEKVELDTLLARADFITLHTPLTEQTRNILSRENLAKTKKGVRIVNCARGGLIDETALYDALQSGHVAGAALDVFEVEPATASPLFALENVVCTPHLGAATTEAQENVALQVAEQISDFLLTGAVTNAVNMASVSAEDAPRLKPYMQLCQLLGSFAGQLTEARHGVITKVGIEYEGAAAHLNHRPLSAALFAGLLAPMMEGVNMVNAPVFARDHGIDMSETVHDRDSEYQTLVRISVTTGDQTRTVSGTLFGGAKPRLVEVKGIKVEADFGRHMLYVTNQDKPGFIARCSAILAEKNINIATFHLGRASEGGDAVCLISIDETLPEAALVAIRALPQVMQATQLAF, translated from the coding sequence ATGCCCAAAGTCCTGATCAGCGACCAGTTGTCGCCCGCCGCCATCGACGTGTTCAAGCAGCGCGGTATCGAAGCCGTCGTCAAACCCGGCCTCACCCCCGCCGAATTACGTGCGATCATCGGCGCGTTCGACGGACTCGCGATCCGTTCCGCCACCAAGGTCACCCGCGAATTGCTCGACGCCGCGACTAACCTGAAGGTCATCGGCCGGGCCGGCATCGGCATCGACAATGTCGATGTCAAATCCGCCACCGCGCGCGGAGTCGTGGTGATGAACACGCCCTACGGCAACGCCATCACCACCGCCGAACATGCGATCGGCCTGATGTTCGCGCTCGCCCGTCAGCTTCCCGAAGCCTCGGCCTCGACCAAGGCCGGCAAATGGGAAAAGAACCGTTTCATGGGCGTCGAACTCACCAACAAGACGCTCGGCCTGATCGGCGCCGGCAACATCGGCTCGATCGTCGCGGATCGCGCGGTCGGCCTGAAAATGCGCGTCGTTGCGTATGACCCCTACCTCACCGAAGCCCGCGCCACCGTGCTCGGGATCGAAAAGGTCGAACTCGACACGCTGCTGGCCCGCGCCGATTTCATTACACTCCATACTCCGCTCACCGAGCAGACCCGTAATATTCTCTCACGCGAAAATCTTGCGAAGACCAAAAAGGGCGTTCGCATCGTCAACTGCGCGCGTGGCGGGCTGATCGACGAGACAGCCCTATACGATGCACTGCAATCCGGCCACGTTGCCGGGGCGGCGCTCGATGTGTTCGAGGTCGAACCTGCGACCGCGAGCCCGCTCTTTGCCCTCGAAAACGTCGTCTGCACCCCTCATCTCGGGGCGGCGACCACCGAAGCGCAGGAAAACGTGGCACTTCAGGTCGCCGAGCAGATCAGCGATTTCCTGCTCACCGGTGCCGTCACCAACGCGGTCAACATGGCGTCGGTCTCCGCCGAGGACGCACCGCGTCTGAAGCCTTATATGCAGCTTTGCCAACTGCTCGGCAGTTTTGCCGGCCAGCTCACCGAAGCCCGCCACGGGGTGATCACCAAAGTCGGCATCGAATACGAGGGGGCTGCCGCGCACCTCAATCACCGCCCGCTCTCCGCCGCCCTGTTCGCCGGGCTGCTCGCGCCGATGATGGAAGGCGTCAACATGGTCAACGCCCCGGTCTTCGCGCGTGATCACGGCATCGACATGTCCGAAACGGTGCATGACCGTGACAGCGAATACCAGACCCTCGTGCGCATTTCGGTGACGACGGGAGATCAGACCCGCACGGTCTCCGGCACGCTGTTCGGCGGCGCGAAGCCGCGCCTCGTCGAGGTCAAGGGCATCAAGGTCGAGGCCGATTTCGGCCGCCACATGCTCTACGTGACCAATCAGGACAAGCCGGGGTTCATCGCGCGGTGCAGCGCCATCCTTGCCGAAAAGAACATCAACATCGCCACGTTCCATCTCGGGCGCGCCTCCGAGGGCGGCGATGCGGTCTGCCTGATCTCGATCGACGAAACCCTGCCGGAGGCGGCCCTGGTCGCGATCCGCGCTCTGCCGCAAGTCATGCAGGCGACACAGCTCGCGTTCTGA
- a CDS encoding PhzF family phenazine biosynthesis protein: MKRRFATVDVFTDRAFGGNPLAIVLDAEGLDTATMQAIAAEFNYSETTFVLPPADPAHTASVRIFTPKSELPFGGHPNVGTGFWLAREGSVFGTGVGDRLVFEEAAGLVAITPIHDDGALTGADITAPQTLSLTGTIAPDVIAACLGLEPADIATAAHHPCIASVGTPFTIAAVRDSTVLDRIITDPAQFTRLPATAHDLLVYAWDDDPSARGIDLHCRMFAPLDGIAEDPATGSANAALAALIASLRPPADLTLRIAQGDAMGRPSRLRATVDPSGRTTIGGSCVAIAEGHLTID; this comes from the coding sequence ATGAAGCGACGGTTCGCGACGGTCGACGTGTTTACCGACCGGGCTTTCGGCGGCAATCCTTTGGCCATCGTGCTCGACGCCGAAGGATTGGATACGGCAACGATGCAGGCGATTGCAGCCGAGTTCAATTATTCGGAAACCACTTTCGTGTTGCCGCCCGCCGATCCGGCGCACACCGCCTCGGTACGGATTTTCACGCCGAAATCGGAGTTGCCTTTCGGCGGGCATCCCAATGTCGGCACCGGGTTCTGGCTGGCGCGCGAAGGGTCGGTTTTCGGTACCGGCGTCGGCGATCGCCTTGTATTCGAGGAGGCCGCCGGGCTGGTGGCGATCACGCCGATCCATGATGATGGCGCGCTGACCGGAGCCGATATCACCGCGCCGCAAACCCTGTCGCTGACCGGCACGATAGCCCCGGATGTGATCGCCGCGTGTCTCGGCCTCGAACCGGCCGATATCGCAACGGCGGCGCATCATCCCTGCATCGCTTCGGTTGGCACCCCTTTCACCATCGCTGCCGTGCGCGACAGCACGGTGCTCGACCGTATCATCACCGATCCGGCGCAGTTCACCCGTCTGCCTGCAACCGCGCATGATCTGTTGGTCTATGCGTGGGACGATGACCCGTCGGCCCGCGGGATCGACCTCCATTGCCGGATGTTCGCCCCGCTCGATGGCATCGCCGAGGACCCTGCCACCGGCAGCGCGAATGCCGCGCTCGCAGCCCTTATTGCTTCGCTCCGGCCTCCGGCAGATTTGACCCTGCGGATCGCTCAGGGCGATGCCATGGGACGGCCCAGCCGCCTCCGCGCCACCGTCGATCCATCGGGCCGCACCACGATCGGCGGCTCCTGCGTCGCCATCGCCGAAGGCCATCTAACCATCGACTGA